Proteins from one Planctomyces sp. SH-PL62 genomic window:
- a CDS encoding serine hydrolase, whose amino-acid sequence MSRSIRVFVLSTVVCLAFVAGVRGQQAPPEPLAGLDVYIENAMREWELPGLAIAVVKDDAVVYSRGFGVAEGGKPAPVTDRTLFAMASNSKAFTATAVGLLVDEGKLRWDSSATERLPDFQLADPASTRALTVRDLLCHRVGLGTWQGDLLWYGSDRTTPEVLKQVRHIAPDYSFRDRYAYCNLTFMAAGEVVQAVSGEPWDGFIKRRFLEPLGMSRSNTSVRDLEGVEDVARPHTLIDGKVTAIPYRNLDNAGAAGGINSCVRDWSQWMRLQLNEGALGEERIVPAAVIRETHAPQQVVRPISDRQRKTFPSSHFFAYGLGWFLQDYQGRMLVSHGGGMDGMLSLTLLVPEEKLGVVVLSNYDEQELYRAVPFRVVDAFLKAEPRDWSGELLKERRERQAREKEAAQKVEARPEAGPARPSLDLSRYAGVYRNEALGEATVEIEDGSLRLAIARSAGLKATLRHKDGDLFEAPWADPFFRSSSIPFRIDAGGSPVDFRMSVRPDFVDPMEYVFTRRP is encoded by the coding sequence ATGTCGCGATCGATCCGGGTCTTCGTGCTCTCGACGGTGGTCTGCCTGGCGTTCGTCGCGGGCGTACGAGGGCAGCAGGCGCCGCCCGAGCCGCTGGCGGGGCTGGATGTTTATATCGAAAACGCCATGCGCGAATGGGAGCTGCCCGGGCTGGCGATCGCGGTCGTGAAGGACGACGCGGTGGTCTATTCGCGGGGCTTCGGCGTCGCGGAGGGGGGCAAGCCCGCGCCGGTCACCGACCGGACCCTGTTCGCGATGGCCTCGAATTCGAAGGCGTTCACCGCGACGGCCGTGGGCCTGCTCGTCGACGAAGGAAAGCTGCGATGGGACTCCTCGGCGACCGAGCGGCTGCCGGACTTCCAGCTCGCCGATCCGGCTTCGACGCGCGCCTTGACGGTCCGCGACCTTCTCTGTCATCGCGTGGGGCTGGGGACGTGGCAGGGCGACCTGCTCTGGTACGGGTCCGACCGGACGACCCCCGAGGTTCTGAAACAGGTGCGCCACATCGCACCCGACTATTCCTTTCGCGACCGTTACGCCTACTGCAACCTGACCTTCATGGCGGCGGGCGAGGTCGTCCAGGCGGTCTCGGGAGAGCCGTGGGACGGCTTCATCAAGCGGCGGTTCCTCGAGCCTCTTGGCATGTCTCGGAGCAACACGTCCGTGCGCGACCTGGAAGGGGTGGAAGACGTCGCGAGGCCCCACACCCTGATCGACGGCAAGGTCACGGCGATCCCCTACCGCAACCTGGACAACGCCGGCGCCGCGGGGGGGATCAACTCATGCGTCCGCGACTGGTCCCAGTGGATGCGTCTGCAGCTGAATGAGGGCGCGCTCGGCGAGGAGCGAATCGTCCCGGCCGCCGTGATCCGCGAAACTCATGCGCCGCAGCAGGTGGTCCGGCCGATTTCGGACCGCCAGCGGAAGACGTTCCCCTCGTCGCACTTCTTCGCATACGGCCTCGGCTGGTTCCTTCAGGACTACCAGGGGCGGATGCTCGTCTCGCACGGAGGGGGGATGGACGGCATGCTCTCGCTGACGCTGCTGGTCCCCGAGGAGAAGCTCGGGGTGGTCGTGCTCAGCAACTACGACGAGCAGGAACTTTACCGCGCGGTCCCCTTCCGCGTGGTCGACGCCTTCCTGAAGGCCGAGCCGCGCGACTGGAGCGGCGAGTTGCTGAAGGAGCGCCGCGAACGGCAGGCCCGCGAGAAGGAGGCCGCCCAGAAGGTCGAGGCCAGGCCCGAGGCCGGTCCGGCCCGCCCCAGCCTCGACCTCTCGCGCTATGCCGGCGTGTACCGCAACGAGGCGCTCGGCGAGGCGACCGTGGAAATCGAGGACGGCTCGCTACGCCTGGCAATCGCGCGCAGCGCGGGGCTCAAGGCCACGCTGAGGCATAAGGACGGCGACCTCTTCGAGGCCCCCTGGGCCGACCCGTTCTTCCGCTCCAGTTCCATTCCATTCCGAATCGACGCGGGCGGCTCTCCGGTCGATTTCCGCATGAGCGTGCGGCCCGACTTCGTCGACCCGATGGAATACGTCTTCACGCGTCGCCCCTGA
- a CDS encoding DUF1559 domain-containing protein, which translates to MRRRAFTLIELLVVIAIIAVLIALLLPAVQAAREAARRMQCANNLKQIGLAVNTYEGAHGRLPSARTGSPHLWSALAQILPNLEGGSLHNAINFDHGSLATSSRPGDYANTTAVATAVATYLCPSDRRSERLDPAFGPNNYVANAGSGLPNGGSFRPQDGPEPVDGVFFDLHSVRFAEITDGLSNTAAFSETIKGSGVDPLGATPQDRASQYAQGASLTAVTDAFCTDSILIWSGQRGREWARGSFIYATFNHFFTPNSKSPDCLSGNVAGRTAARSFHSGGANVLFCDGHVQFAKDSVAASVWRAVATRNRGEIVSADQL; encoded by the coding sequence ATGCGACGTCGCGCCTTCACGCTGATCGAGCTGCTGGTGGTGATCGCGATCATCGCCGTGTTGATCGCGCTCCTGCTCCCGGCGGTGCAGGCCGCGCGCGAGGCGGCCCGACGAATGCAATGCGCGAACAACCTGAAGCAGATCGGCCTGGCGGTCAACACGTACGAGGGGGCGCACGGGCGGCTCCCCTCGGCCCGGACGGGTTCGCCCCACCTCTGGTCGGCCCTGGCGCAGATCCTGCCGAACCTGGAGGGGGGCTCGCTGCACAACGCGATCAACTTCGACCACGGCTCGCTCGCCACGTCGTCACGGCCGGGCGACTACGCGAACACGACGGCGGTCGCGACCGCCGTCGCGACCTACCTCTGCCCGTCCGATCGGAGGTCCGAGCGCCTCGACCCGGCCTTCGGCCCGAACAACTACGTCGCGAACGCCGGCTCCGGACTCCCCAACGGCGGGAGCTTCCGGCCCCAGGACGGCCCCGAGCCGGTCGACGGCGTCTTCTTCGACCTGCACTCGGTCCGATTCGCCGAGATCACCGACGGCCTGAGCAACACCGCCGCGTTCAGCGAGACGATCAAGGGGTCGGGCGTGGACCCCCTCGGCGCGACGCCGCAGGATAGGGCCTCGCAGTACGCCCAGGGGGCGTCGCTCACGGCCGTCACCGACGCCTTCTGCACCGACTCGATCCTGATCTGGAGCGGCCAGCGCGGCCGCGAGTGGGCGCGGGGGAGCTTCATCTACGCAACGTTCAATCACTTCTTCACGCCTAATTCCAAATCCCCCGACTGCCTGTCCGGCAACGTCGCGGGCCGAACGGCGGCGAGGAGCTTCCACTCGGGCGGGGCGAACGTCCTGTTCTGCGACGGCCACGTCCAGTTCGCGAAGGACTCCGTGGCCGCGTCCGTCTGGCGCGCGGTCGCCACCCGGAACCGCGGCGAGATCGTCTCGGCGGACCAACTCTAG